The Conger conger chromosome 11, fConCon1.1, whole genome shotgun sequence genome includes the window ATCATTATGTAATATTAATAGTTAtctgatgcaaatattttatttatgtattttaagttaaccattatgacatcattTGAAAGCAATATTtatcagaaaaatacatcttAAATTCAAAGGCCATTTTAGGGAAAAATAAGCAatactgtttgttttgttaatgttttaaAGAACATTTGGGTGCATTAATATATTGCCACATATTTATGTTCTTTGCATATTGGTATTCACTCTTTTGGGGTATTAATGTCTTTCCTTTTGAGGGAGGGAAAtatgtgtcttgtgtctttctATACTGTGGCTGGGTTTCTGCTGCCACTGTCCCAtgtacagtttttttaaatgtcccaTTGCAAGAGCATTAAACTCCAAAGGTTGTCCATTTTATTTCTGCCTCAGTTATTCATAGCCATGATGCACAATAATAAGTCAGAAAGAGTGATGCAATTTTTGGCAAACACTACATTCTAGCTGACAGGCAGCCACTGTAAGATGAAAGGAAATCTAATACTTAGATTATCCCCTTCACAGAAGAAAATCCATCCAGTTTTctcataaaatgttttattagctTTCAAGTGGTGCTTGATCATGCTCGAGGGAGTGGAATGCATGCAATTCCAATTTTGCTTTTACACAGGGTCAGGTTGCTTTGACCACACTATGATGGGGTCCTAGCTTTTCCATGAAACCTGAGAACATCTAAGCATAtagtatattttaaataactgaTTGTATAATCTTTATATCTTCACGAACCACATAATTAATGGTATGCTATCACCAATGGAAATTGcacttgtgtttttgtttccagaAAGCACCAAAAATCATGATTAGTTCAAATAAGATTCCGATTGACCACTCCATGGTTTTTTTAAGCTTCTCTTAAAGCAAGTACATGATTCAGTCAAGCCTAACATGGTGCCTTTAAGCTGTGACAAACTACAAACATAGAagataaaacaaatgtaataatgtagcATTATGAATAGTGTCATGCATGCAACATGGTCCCATTTTAGTTCTAGTTTGAGGCATATGCTGCAGTAAAGATGCATTTTCAGGTGTTCAGAGAGCCAGGAAAAACCTGTTAAAGGATGCGTCATAGTACTTGAGGTTTGACAAGGTTTGCTTGTAAACTAAGGTCCGGTGTCGATGCACGGAAAGTGATTGGTTTGAAAGTCCAGTGTCGGGTGTTTTGGTTACTGCGAAGGATAAATGTAAGCATTTGTCATCTACTTGCTTTGTCCTTTGATGTTGAGTTATGTGTTACATGAAGCTGTTTATGGGAGTCCAGGTTTGAAGATTTACTAAGTTGAACACCGTCGAGAAGAAGACATGGTTTTGTGGTCTCTGGTCTTGTTTGGAGCAGGTATTGTGTAATGTTAGGGATGGAAGCAACCCTTTTGGAGTGCCTTAGACACCTGCACGTGTTCATGCTTTGGTCACATCTGTCCGTACTATGTAACACAACACTTTTTCCAGCCATAACTATACAGATTTGGCCTTTCACCATGAGAAACTGCTATAAAAATCTCTGGAATCTCTTAAATTTCCACAAATATTCAACTTTCATCCcatcaaacagaacattttatcCTGAGgtttaatttcactttttagATAAGCACATGATCTTGTGATCATCGATAAATATAAATCTGACTATAAGATGAGAAATTAAGGATACCCACCCCAATCTATGTTCACTCACAGACTACACTCCAAACCACTGCTGCATTTCCTGGATTCTATCTTCAGAATAGAACTTGCATTTACAACGGTCATTCTTGAAAATATGCAagtaatgaataaatatgtaaGTATATTTCAGCAAAGATCACATATATCATGTGTTCATAGCCTTTTCAAAAGAGtacctttttccatttttgttacATATACATTGCATTTCAAATTAAGTGCTTTGGAACTATTGCTTTCAATTCCACTGGACTGGAATACTATGTTTTATATATTGCCTATAGTGACTGATTGATTATTGTAAAATGCCCTTCTACAGTAGTGCGGTTAGCTGCTCTCTGCTCCCAGTGACTGGCCTGCAGGGATCACACCTGCAGCGGTCAGAGCAGGGAGTGAGGGCTGAGGGAGTACGGTCTCAGACTCTGAAGTCATCGGTGTTGGGTTTCCCTATCAGCAGTACAGGCTGTGCACTGGCAGCAGGGCCCCCGAGGTCAGCCTCTCCCGGATCCCGTCTCTCAGCTGAGCGCGCTCCACTCTGTGCCACTGAAAGCCGGGGCTCTCGGGCAGGGGTGGCTGGCCGGCCTCTGGCCCTCCTCCGGCGTGCTCCACGGACAGCAGCGTGTTGAAGCAAATCCCGTCCGTCTCGCCGGGGACCCGCCCGCTGTGCTGCAGGCCCAGGAGGCCCCGGGAGGAGACGGTGAGCTGGCGGTAGGAGGATGGCAGGCACTCCTTCAGCAGCCTGCGGCTGGCCCAGCTCAGGGCGCAGGTCATGGGGCACGCGGCGACGGGCAGGTGAAGCTCCTTCGAGCCGCCCAGCAGGACCCACAGGTCACCGTCTGGCCCGCTGAAGGTCAGGAGCAGTCTCTGGCAGATGAGGTGACAGGGCATTTCCACGGGCAGGGCTGCTGGGAATCCGGGCTTCTCCCTGTATTTCAGACCCGCCTCGATAAGGCACAGGATGTCCCGGCTCCTCAGCGGGAGGGGGGACTCGCGGTCCCACCACCGGGCCTGGAGGGATTCCGCATCGGCCTCCGCCGCAGTCTTTATGGAGCCACCTGGTGGAGACGCACGGTACACACAGGTCAGTCaagaacatttcatttcagtcaagATGCCTCACTCAATGAACTGCCAAACCATGCTTTTCCTTGAAGGTACTGTAGGGGGTCCCTAGCTAGACTTGATATGCAATGACTCCAGATTTGGGAaactatttcaaaataaaattagttTGGGTGGGCGTCCCTGGATCAGAAAACCAAACCCCTGCTTTATGGAAAGGGTCTGCTGTCAAAATGTGCTAACACAAATTTTATACTTTTAAATGTACTACACAATTAACCTTTTAATCATTCTATGGGTGAACAATCAGAATCACAGAATCGGTTTGGTCTAACCTGTGACTTCTGCCAGGAAAACAAATCTGATCCACTGcggcccctgctcctgcaccaGGAGCAGCGTGATGGGCTGGCAGTCCAGGCCCGTCTCCTCCTTCACCTCCCTCCCCATGGCCTCCACGATGCTCTCTGCCTTCTCCATGCGGCCTGCTGGGAGGTACCAGCGCCCATAGCACTCTGGCTTGGCCTCCTGCATCATCAGCACCTCGTTCTGCAACCCACAACTGTAATACTGCAACTGTGCCACCTTCACAATGCTTCAACTGTTATTCATATTAGGGATATTCCATCATGTGTTCATCTAGAACAGTGGTAACcaatccagttcctggagatctaccatcctgtaggttttcactcctaCCCTAATttagcacacctgattctacgaATTAGTAGCTCAACAGgacctctagctgttgaatgagctgtgcttttttagggctggagtgaagacctacagtaCGATAGagctccagaaacagggttggttaccacagaTCTAGAACTAATGCAGTGACCTTTTTATTTTGCGGCCACTAGGGGGCAGAATGGGAACACAATTGACAAAAGCCTTaccataaaatgaaaatgttttgagaATCTTCCCCAagcaaaagcaatgaaaaatgtcAAGCCGGTcgataaatacataaataaagtatataaattaaatgtatatgcAGAATTAATGCTGAAAGTATTTatgaatttgaattaaaattGGGCACCTCTGCCAAACAATTAAATTCCTTTAATTGAGACAATATTTCAATACTTCACTGAAACGtatatggattttttttttttaaagtacttTAATCaagccaattaaaaataaaaataaaggtttttcTCCTATAAACTGCCCTTTAAGTTTAAACTTATTCAGAACAAATAATGAGTGAGGAGCTACAATTAGATCAAGCTAAGTGGAACGACTGCCATTTCTGATTGCCTACTGACAACCACTCCAAAATAGCATTCCATTCAAATTCATAAAACTGGAACAAGAACCAAtaagtataattattttaaggcTGGTCTGTTCTGTGATATACGCATTTTATGTGTAATGCATTAACCTATTACAAGTAATGTGTCAAGATGCAATACATTCACGTATATACTTCCAATCCTAAAATACTTAGTCATCTGTTTTGAACGGATGAATACCCTTCTTTACATGATTGTATTACCTTTGCATTGATGATGACGGCACACACAATGTAGCAAACCGTTTTCCTCAATATTACAGGTTTGACTTGTTCAGGAGCAGAATCTAATTCCTTCACCTCTAGTCCACCCCCGTTTAAAATCTTCTCCACTTTGTCCTCTAAAATCAAACCTGCCGAACCCATAGTTGGTACCACTGCAAAATATAAACTTGCTTGTAAACAAAATCTTGCAATGGTCTAGGTTGAAAAACAATCGAACAGTTATTTTCACTTTTCCTATATCCTAAACTCGCTAGAAGTTGCTGGATATACAATACCCAAACAAAACACCGccagtagctagctagcgatgCTAACTTGTACTGTTCATTCCGCTAGCTAAGTCACAGGCTAACGTTACGTGCACTCAGGTatgccagctaacgttagctagtcaATACAGTGAAAGTCTAACATTGCAAGGTTGCTAACGTTACTTGCTAGCGATAGCGAGACCGtgacatgacattttatttacaacTATTCCAATGTATTGCAATAGTTGGGTCTTTAACCTGTAAGCTAAATATAGTGTAGCTAAATAAACGTTTACACGCACCCAATATGAGAGAGTACTGCTTCTGGTTAACTGTAGCTACACGTTAGTGGTCACATTAGCTAGCTTTGAGAGCAGGTACAACCTTAATGCTAGCTTCCTAGCTGTGTGTAAATCATATCGGAAGTCCAGTTGATGACACTGTACGCAATTGGCTGTATGATAAGGGGATATGGATAAAAACTACTCAACAATAAAAACGAATGAAGTACAATACATGAATTGCAAGATAAGCAATATTCAATGTGTCAAtatcacaaaatcacaaaaatcCCAGTCAGTTCAGAATTCAAGATGTGTTTTAGCATGAATGACAATGATTAGcgaaataatatttaattatttcaaccCCTCCAGTTAGTTTGTAAGTAAAATGAGCTGACTAGTGCTAATTAGCCTAAATGAAGGGAGCAAACGTTAGTCGTGTCGCTAATTCATTTATTGACGTGTGGAAATATCTCTACCTATCTAAGATCCGCCCGTCGGTTCTCTGAAAAAGTGACCGCAGTATTAACGACAGTTGCCAAGACACGAAGGGgttaaatggagaaaaaaaactcgCAAAATGTTTACTGACGCAGGCTCGGTTGTATCTATTCTATTCGAGTTCAATGGAATTCGTAGGCGCCTGAACAAACAGTTCAAGCTACATATCAATGAATCAGCATAATCTATCATTATTGTAGTCACGTGGTAACGTTATACGGATAAACAAAGTAGCAACATAGTGTGATGTTAATATACTGTAACAATTAACAAACAAGAACACAATAATGGCAAGATAGACTGCTGGCGGTTTTCACAGTATGTGGAAGAGGCACATCGTTAACGTTACGGCTTGGAAGGCAACGCCTGGATAAAGAAGATAAGGGCGACATTATTTTCCCCTGCATTGGATTTAAGAATATGGGTGTAACGTTACCTCAACGGTGCATTAAAGTAATCTGGGTCCTTGGTTTGTTTTATGGGCTCAGCGACAGTACTGAAAGtaagtagctaacgttaaatcTTATAGCCTACTTGCACCTAGTTGGAATAACGTTGCTAGTCAAGTGTGGACCTAAGTTATTTTTCCAACTTTATATGGCAGATAACTGTATTATTGCGGTTGCAGTTATGTTTGATAACATTTTCAAGAGCCAAGTATTCGAGTAGTAGAATATTCCCCAATTTAACTTGTGATCACTGCGTCGTGTACAGTGTAGCTAACGGATTTAGCTAATTGGCTTGCATGTCTTTATGTCGGTGGGGGAGCTTTATCCATTGCACTCAGTCATAACTAGCCAACTACTAGCCACTTAGCTTACAAGCTAACTGTTAACTACCCACTTAGCAAACAAGCTAGAAACTATGCTCTTTGTAGCCTAATTGGTTAGCCAGTTTTGTTTTACCGCTACTCTATGTTAGGTACTATTCTGTTAGCTAATCTATTACATATTTTTTCCATGTCAAACCTTTGATAACTTTAGCTAATCATTATGTGGCACAAATTATGTTCGTGATTGACCCAGTCAAACTTACTCGACATTATCGTTAGAAAGCATAAACTGTGAAGTCAGATGTAGCCATTGACCGCCACTagtttactgtaaatatacTTGTAGCTACaataactagctagctggctacatAAAGTTTGTTCGCTTAGTTTACCAGATAGCTAATATACATTTTCAGTACAATGTCACCGAACAGTTTGTTGTCCCGTCAGTTTTGTATTTATGCCATTTTGTTACATTGATTGACATTTGGTTCAACGATCAATTTCTGTTGGAGGCAACATGTGGCGAATTGCCAATTATTTAAAAGGATGGGGGTGGGGTCCGGACAGAAGTTACTTTGCAAGGGTGGTTTGAGGACTTGGAGATACGCACTTAAGCGGTATACATATAGAACCAAACCCTGTTTATcatgaaacatgttttttcatgtaataGGGGCTTCTACACAATTCTTCGATCTACGTGAACATGTAATGGTTTTACAATTCATTTTCTTATAGATGAGACCTTTTAAATATTTACCTGTTCCTCGTTATCGTTAGTTTCAATGAAATCATCTATACATACCTAAACCTAAACATAAGCCTGCCTACCAAGCAGCCGATGAaggtttaaaatatttgtttttttcgtGTTCTCCCCTAATGAGGATTTTCAGAatagtgtctgtctgtatgcttttGCTACCTCAGTGTCGGCTACACAGTAAACGGCGCAATGGGAACGCAAAA containing:
- the nudt18 gene encoding 8-oxo-dGDP phosphatase NUDT18, which translates into the protein MGSAGLILEDKVEKILNGGGLEVKELDSAPEQVKPVILRKTVCYIVCAVIINAKNEVLMMQEAKPECYGRWYLPAGRMEKAESIVEAMGREVKEETGLDCQPITLLLVQEQGPQWIRFVFLAEVTGGSIKTAAEADAESLQARWWDRESPLPLRSRDILCLIEAGLKYREKPGFPAALPVEMPCHLICQRLLLTFSGPDGDLWVLLGGSKELHLPVAACPMTCALSWASRRLLKECLPSSYRQLTVSSRGLLGLQHSGRVPGETDGICFNTLLSVEHAGGGPEAGQPPLPESPGFQWHRVERAQLRDGIRERLTSGALLPVHSLYC